In Candidatus Effluviviaceae Genus V sp., a single window of DNA contains:
- the tsaE gene encoding tRNA (adenosine(37)-N6)-threonylcarbamoyltransferase complex ATPase subunit type 1 TsaE, whose product MRREGDVPHQGAGEVQTPGRRRQQAVRDRQGGLLLRLPDGVPPLRAAVQGQLPARRHLARGDDPAVRRHGAEIVTGPPAEEGALRFRTTSPDETRELGRRVGQRVEPGAFIGLIGDLGSGKTVFVQGLALGLECDEPVSSPTFVIINEYSGRLPVHHVDLYRLTDEAAVESLGYRELFWSDGVTVVEWAERAGALVPDDRLDIRLGHVSESVRSFDVRATGPSSSALLSLLEAAVGGEDT is encoded by the coding sequence ATGCGACGAGAAGGAGACGTTCCTCATCAAGGAGCCGGCGAGGTTCAAACTCCCGGCCGACGGCGCCAGCAAGCAGTACGCGATCGCCAAGGAGGACTACTACTTCGTCTACCCGACGGAGTTCCACCGTTACGAGCGGCAGTACAAGGGCAGCTTCCAGCACGGCGGCATCTCGCTCGAGGAGATGATCCTGCCGTGCGCCGTCATGGAGCCGAGATCGTGACCGGACCACCAGCAGAAGAGGGTGCGCTCAGGTTCAGGACGACGTCGCCGGACGAGACGCGTGAGCTGGGCCGTCGTGTGGGTCAACGCGTCGAACCGGGTGCGTTCATCGGCCTGATCGGCGACCTCGGCAGCGGGAAGACCGTCTTCGTGCAGGGACTCGCGCTCGGTCTCGAGTGCGACGAACCTGTGTCCAGCCCGACCTTCGTGATCATCAACGAGTACTCCGGCAGGCTTCCCGTCCATCACGTCGACCTCTACCGGTTGACGGACGAGGCGGCGGTCGAGTCGCTCGGTTACCGTGAGCTCTTCTGGAGCGACGGCGTGACCGTCGTCGAGTGGGCCGAGAGGGCGGGCGCGCTGGTGCCCGACGACCGACTCGACATTCGGCTCGGCCATGTTTCGGAGTCCGTTCGGTCGTTCGATGTCCGCGCGACAGGTCCGTCCTCGTCGGCGCTCCTGTCGCTGCTCGAAGCGGCGGTCGGGGGAGAAGACACATGA
- the tsaB gene encoding tRNA (adenosine(37)-N6)-threonylcarbamoyltransferase complex dimerization subunit type 1 TsaB yields MKALTIETSTELECVGLVVDNELVSERSVEAGRGRDLELLEVVREVLAGAGMRPGDLDLVAVSSGPGRFTGLRVGMATAKGLAAPGGPDVVAVSTLRALAASSGLAGTVAPLLDARRGEVYAALFEGGRRLSDDIACAPGELGRALPKVDGAIACVGGGALAYRDAVADALGTSAVIVEEAPVRPDPGALARLAETAPPTALADIEPIYVRGVGAVKPVPPRDSG; encoded by the coding sequence ATGAAGGCGCTGACGATCGAAACATCGACAGAGCTCGAGTGCGTCGGCCTGGTGGTCGACAACGAGCTTGTGAGCGAGCGGAGCGTCGAGGCCGGGAGAGGACGGGACCTCGAACTGCTCGAGGTGGTGCGCGAGGTGCTCGCCGGCGCCGGCATGCGACCCGGTGATCTCGATCTCGTGGCCGTCTCGTCGGGGCCGGGGCGCTTCACGGGCCTCCGGGTCGGCATGGCCACCGCCAAGGGACTGGCGGCGCCCGGCGGACCGGACGTTGTTGCGGTCTCGACGCTGAGGGCCCTGGCTGCCTCGTCGGGCCTGGCCGGCACGGTCGCGCCGCTTCTCGACGCGCGGCGTGGCGAGGTCTACGCGGCGCTCTTCGAGGGCGGCCGGAGGCTCTCGGACGACATCGCCTGTGCGCCGGGCGAGCTGGGACGCGCGCTCCCGAAGGTGGACGGCGCGATCGCGTGCGTCGGCGGCGGCGCGCTGGCCTACCGGGACGCGGTCGCCGACGCGCTGGGAACCTCCGCGGTCATCGTCGAGGAGGCGCCCGTGAGACCCGATCCGGGCGCGCTCGCACGTCTCGCTGAGACGGCTCCGCCTACCGCTCTCGCGGACATCGAGCCGATCTATGTTCGTGGCGTGGGGGCCGTGAAGCCGGTTCCCCCGAGGGACTCCGGATGA
- the rimI gene encoding ribosomal-protein-alanine N-acetyltransferase, giving the protein MSEVTVRPMRFTDLEAVEAIEQKVFSTPWSLSSFREGLAAGASFSWTAEERGRVVGYLVSWVVEDELHIGNLAVAPAHQGRGIARRMVEHALGDAAGRGVTWAALEVRRSNVRAQRLYASFGFSRVGVRRRYYSDDGEDAIVMGLEVRGGAR; this is encoded by the coding sequence ATGAGCGAGGTGACCGTGCGCCCGATGCGGTTCACCGACCTCGAGGCGGTCGAGGCCATCGAGCAGAAGGTCTTCTCGACGCCTTGGAGCCTGAGCTCGTTCCGGGAGGGGCTCGCCGCCGGCGCCTCGTTCTCGTGGACGGCCGAGGAACGGGGCCGAGTCGTCGGGTATCTTGTCTCCTGGGTGGTCGAGGACGAGCTTCACATCGGCAATCTGGCCGTCGCCCCGGCACACCAGGGGCGTGGGATCGCCAGACGGATGGTCGAGCACGCACTCGGCGACGCCGCCGGGCGCGGGGTCACTTGGGCCGCTCTCGAGGTGCGCCGCTCGAACGTCAGGGCCCAGCGACTCTACGCATCGTTCGGGTTCAGCCGGGTCGGCGTTCGCCGCAGATACTACTCGGACGATGGGGAGGACGCGATCGTCATGGGGCTCGAGGTGCGCGGGGGAGCGCGATGA
- a CDS encoding purine-nucleoside phosphorylase, whose product MSRSRVREAAAELRRFGVEAPAAGIVLGSGLSSFVDGLAGPMSLPLAELPGAPVTSVGGHRGAVVRGSLAGREVVALAGRVHYYEGRGVDEVAFGVRLLAELGVETLILTNASGGIDTGFSVGDLVLIADQIGLIWGRAVPGETFRAAGAYSKRLRALARDAAFDAGVPVRDGVYLGVLGPSYETPAEIAFARRTGASCIGMSTVTEAAEAHRLGLELLGVALVTNIPLPGRAEETTHDEVLASGRTGAKRLLSLVSGVLERL is encoded by the coding sequence ATGAGCCGCTCCCGCGTTCGGGAGGCTGCGGCCGAGCTCAGGCGCTTCGGTGTCGAGGCGCCCGCGGCCGGCATCGTGCTCGGCTCCGGGCTGTCGTCGTTCGTCGACGGCCTCGCAGGTCCGATGTCGCTTCCGCTGGCGGAGCTCCCTGGCGCTCCGGTCACCAGCGTCGGCGGACACCGCGGCGCGGTCGTCCGCGGCTCGCTCGCGGGGCGCGAGGTCGTCGCTCTCGCGGGCCGCGTTCACTACTACGAAGGGCGAGGCGTCGACGAGGTCGCGTTCGGGGTTCGGCTTCTGGCGGAGCTCGGCGTGGAGACGCTCATCCTGACGAACGCGTCAGGCGGCATCGACACAGGCTTCTCGGTCGGCGACCTGGTGCTGATCGCGGACCAGATAGGCCTCATCTGGGGCAGAGCGGTTCCCGGCGAGACGTTCCGCGCGGCGGGCGCCTACTCGAAGCGACTGCGCGCGCTGGCCCGGGACGCCGCGTTCGACGCGGGCGTCCCGGTCAGAGACGGTGTCTACCTCGGCGTGCTGGGTCCCTCATACGAGACGCCCGCGGAGATAGCGTTCGCGAGGCGCACCGGGGCGTCCTGCATCGGCATGTCGACCGTCACGGAGGCCGCGGAGGCCCACAGGCTGGGGCTTGAGCTCCTCGGTGTGGCGCTCGTGACGAACATCCCGCTGCCGGGGCGGGCCGAGGAGACGACGCACGACGAGGTGCTCGCCTCGGGACGGACGGGGGCGAAGCGGCTCCTTTCCCTCGTATCCGGGGTGCTCGAGCGTCTATAA
- a CDS encoding acetyl-CoA carboxylase carboxyltransferase subunit beta yields MDGISWLRRRKPGIKETAKREVPDGLWRKCDACGEIIYHKELERNLWTCPSCGYHFRISAPQYRDILVDTGSFVELLSGIESVDPLGFVDSKKYTDRLEAARQKTGQRSAVMTGSGRMDGHLVMLGILDFRFLGGSMGSVMGEKLARLTRMAIEERVPLVTLSSTGGARMQEGILSLMQMAKTSAMLARLHDDGLLHVAIQAHPTTGGVTASFASLGDVIIAEPGALIGFAGPRVIQQTIRAELPEGFQRSEFLLEHGMVDMVVHRKELKNAVVRLLRFFEEERSGTEDALGQARRQGL; encoded by the coding sequence ATGGACGGCATATCCTGGCTGAGACGCCGCAAACCGGGCATCAAGGAGACCGCCAAGCGGGAGGTGCCCGACGGCCTCTGGAGGAAGTGCGACGCCTGCGGCGAGATCATCTACCACAAGGAACTCGAACGGAACCTGTGGACCTGCCCGTCGTGCGGGTACCACTTCCGGATCTCTGCGCCGCAGTACCGGGACATCCTGGTCGACACCGGGAGCTTCGTCGAACTCCTCTCAGGCATCGAGTCGGTCGACCCCCTGGGGTTCGTCGACTCGAAGAAGTACACGGACAGGCTCGAAGCCGCCAGGCAGAAGACCGGGCAGCGCTCGGCCGTCATGACCGGCAGCGGCCGCATGGACGGTCATCTCGTGATGCTCGGGATCCTCGACTTCCGTTTTCTCGGCGGCAGCATGGGCTCAGTGATGGGTGAGAAGCTCGCCAGGCTCACCCGAATGGCTATCGAGGAGCGGGTTCCGCTCGTCACGCTGTCGAGCACGGGCGGCGCCAGAATGCAGGAGGGGATCCTCTCTCTCATGCAGATGGCCAAGACGAGCGCCATGCTGGCACGTCTCCACGACGATGGGTTGCTGCACGTCGCCATCCAGGCGCACCCCACGACCGGGGGCGTGACGGCGAGCTTCGCGTCGCTCGGCGACGTCATCATTGCCGAGCCCGGGGCGCTCATCGGCTTCGCCGGGCCGCGCGTCATTCAGCAGACCATCAGGGCCGAGCTGCCGGAGGGGTTCCAGCGTTCCGAGTTCCTGCTGGAGCACGGGATGGTCGACATGGTCGTTCACAGGAAGGAACTCAAGAACGCCGTCGTGAGGCTCCTCAGGTTCTTCGAGGAGGAGCGGAGCGGGACGGAGGACGCGCTTGGACAGGCAAGAAGGCAGGGCCTTTAG